The following coding sequences lie in one Amycolatopsis cihanbeyliensis genomic window:
- a CDS encoding GcvT family protein → MDSALDSTDSSTHTLVIGAGIVGCSTAYHLAQLGMTDVTVVEQGPLFATGGSSSHAPGLVFQTSPSQLLTQLADYTVRRYAAETLDGLPCFHQVGGIEVATTPERWEELKRRHGLATAWGVAGELIGPREAREAIDLLDEDRVYGGLHVPSDGVAKPVRAAEAMAREAQRRGVRFLGNTEVTGFDLAGGHIRAVHTSRGTIAVRRVLCCAGIWGPRIGAMAGVSIPVLPLAHQYAVTSPVPGLPPDGTEVGEPILRHQDSSMYFRRIHDRYGVGSYQHRVIPVGQEDILATAAQGNGAEAPSEGGGWKGMASVHGFTPRDFAKPWSDARALLPRLGGAEVSEGMNGLFLFTSDGMPVLGPSAEVENFWLGEAVWITHAGGVGLALAEWMTGGAPSFDLRAADVRRFESFAHSPVYVRERAAQNFREVYDIIHPQQPSERARPLRTSPFYGRQRELGAFFLEANGWERPHWYESNAAEVAGRDIARPGPWAGRYFSPIIGAEHRATRERVGLYDMTSLTRAEVSGRGALSLLQRLTTGNLDRPPGYVTYTLMLDTHGGVRADITVARLSGDTFQVGLNGQRDVAWLRAHADETTWVRDITGGTCGIGLWGPRARDVLAPLASTDVSHESFRFFRAKRCYVGEVPVTALRLSYVGELGWELYTSAEYGLRLWDLLSTAGAEHGIIPAGRGAFNGLRLEKGYRAWGADMWSSHDPDEAGLSFAVKPDKGEFIGRDALLRRRERPVRRRLCCLRIDDGTVLMGAEPVFPAGSTPGGGSAGFTTSTGYGHSVGASLAYAWLPSELSEEGTSLEVAYFDRRHPATVVADPVLDPEMKRMRC, encoded by the coding sequence ATGGACTCGGCTTTGGACTCCACGGACTCCAGTACCCACACCCTCGTCATCGGTGCCGGCATCGTCGGATGCAGCACCGCCTACCACCTCGCCCAACTCGGCATGACCGACGTGACGGTCGTCGAGCAGGGGCCGCTGTTCGCCACCGGCGGGTCGAGTTCGCACGCCCCCGGGCTGGTCTTCCAGACCTCGCCCTCGCAGTTGCTGACCCAGCTGGCCGACTACACCGTGCGGCGCTACGCCGCCGAAACCCTGGACGGGCTGCCCTGTTTCCACCAGGTCGGTGGGATCGAGGTGGCCACCACCCCGGAGCGCTGGGAGGAGCTCAAGCGCCGGCACGGCCTGGCGACCGCATGGGGCGTCGCGGGTGAGCTGATCGGTCCACGCGAGGCCCGCGAGGCCATCGACCTGCTCGACGAGGACCGGGTCTACGGCGGCCTGCACGTGCCGAGCGACGGGGTCGCCAAACCGGTCCGGGCGGCCGAGGCCATGGCCCGCGAGGCCCAGCGCCGCGGGGTGCGGTTCCTCGGCAACACCGAGGTCACCGGGTTCGACCTCGCCGGGGGCCACATCCGCGCGGTGCACACCTCGCGCGGCACCATCGCCGTGCGGCGAGTGCTGTGCTGCGCCGGCATCTGGGGCCCGCGGATCGGGGCGATGGCCGGCGTGTCGATCCCGGTGCTGCCGCTGGCGCACCAGTACGCGGTGACCTCCCCGGTGCCCGGCCTGCCCCCGGACGGCACCGAGGTCGGCGAGCCGATCCTCCGCCACCAGGACAGCTCGATGTACTTCCGGCGGATCCACGACCGCTACGGGGTCGGCTCCTACCAGCACCGGGTGATCCCGGTGGGCCAGGAGGACATCCTGGCGACGGCCGCGCAGGGCAACGGGGCCGAGGCCCCTTCGGAGGGCGGCGGCTGGAAGGGCATGGCCTCGGTGCACGGGTTCACCCCGAGGGACTTCGCCAAGCCGTGGTCGGACGCCCGCGCGCTGCTGCCCCGGCTGGGCGGCGCCGAGGTCTCCGAGGGCATGAACGGGCTGTTCCTGTTCACCTCGGACGGCATGCCGGTGCTCGGACCGTCGGCCGAGGTGGAGAACTTCTGGCTCGGCGAGGCGGTGTGGATCACGCACGCCGGTGGGGTCGGGCTGGCGCTGGCCGAGTGGATGACCGGCGGGGCGCCGAGCTTCGACCTGCGTGCCGCGGACGTGCGCCGGTTCGAGAGCTTCGCGCACAGCCCGGTGTACGTGCGGGAGCGGGCCGCGCAGAACTTCCGCGAGGTGTACGACATCATCCACCCGCAGCAGCCCTCCGAGCGGGCGAGGCCACTGCGCACCAGCCCGTTCTACGGCAGGCAGCGCGAGCTGGGCGCCTTCTTCCTCGAGGCGAACGGCTGGGAGCGGCCGCACTGGTACGAGTCCAACGCGGCCGAGGTGGCAGGCAGGGACATCGCCCGCCCGGGGCCGTGGGCCGGCCGCTACTTCTCCCCCATCATCGGCGCCGAGCACCGGGCCACCAGGGAGCGGGTGGGGCTGTACGACATGACCTCACTCACCAGGGCCGAGGTCAGCGGCCGCGGTGCGCTGTCCCTGCTGCAGCGCCTCACCACCGGCAACCTGGACCGCCCGCCCGGCTACGTGACCTACACGCTGATGCTGGACACCCACGGCGGGGTCCGCGCGGACATCACGGTGGCCCGGCTGTCCGGAGACACCTTCCAGGTGGGGCTGAACGGGCAGCGGGACGTCGCCTGGCTACGCGCCCACGCGGACGAGACCACCTGGGTGCGGGACATCACCGGCGGCACCTGCGGGATCGGCCTGTGGGGACCACGGGCGCGCGACGTGCTCGCCCCGCTGGCCAGTACCGACGTCTCGCACGAGAGCTTCCGCTTCTTCCGCGCCAAGCGCTGCTATGTCGGCGAGGTCCCGGTGACCGCGCTCCGGCTGTCCTATGTGGGCGAGCTCGGCTGGGAGCTGTACACCTCGGCCGAGTACGGCCTGCGGCTGTGGGACCTGCTCAGCACCGCGGGCGCCGAGCACGGGATCATCCCCGCCGGCCGGGGCGCGTTCAACGGCCTACGCCTCGAGAAGGGCTACCGCGCCTGGGGGGCGGACATGTGGAGCTCGCACGACCCGGACGAGGCGGGGCTGAGCTTCGCCGTCAAGCCGGACAAGGGCGAGTTCATCGGCCGCGACGCGCTGCTGCGTCGCAGGGAACGACCGGTGCGCAGGCGCCTGTGCTGCCTGCGCATCGACGACGGCACGGTGTTGATGGGTGCGGAACCGGTGTTCCCCGCCGGCTCCACACCCGGGGGTGGCTCGGCCGGTTTCACCACGAGTACCGGCTACGGCCACAGCGTCGGCGCGAGCCTTGCCTACGCCTGGCTCCCGTCGGAGCTCTCCGAGGAGGGCACCTCGCTGGAGGTGGCCTACTTCGACCGGCGACATCCGGCCACGGTCGTCGCCGACCCCGTCCTGGACCCCGAGATGAAACGGATGCGCTGCTAG
- a CDS encoding glycine cleavage T C-terminal barrel domain-containing protein, with amino-acid sequence MAVNPEPGVLQYPRIRKSPFFYASRRHGVGLYSVYNHTYHARHYGDPVGEYWHLLEGVTLWDVGVERQVEITGPDAFEFTNMLVPRDLNKCKVGQCKYVFITAEDGGIINDPVLLRLGENHFWLSLADSDVLLWAKGLAYSLGMNVQISEPDVGPVQVQGPKSREVMIDLFGESILDVPYYYTVERELDGMDVVVSRTGFTAELGYEIYLRNASRDGVRLWDTIWQAGEPHDLRVIGPCHIRRIEAGMLSWGNDITYHTNPFEVGYGFETTWMVDLDQEADFIGKAALRRVKNEGISRKLVGVEIGGPGVGSFNDGSMIDVFDVHDPNGLRIGEVTSACFSPRLEKNIGYAMVPIAYQEYGTRLVVHTQHGPQDAVVVEKPFLDPKKATPKRLERAVSA; translated from the coding sequence ATGGCTGTCAACCCCGAACCCGGAGTACTGCAGTACCCGAGAATCCGCAAGTCCCCCTTCTTCTACGCCTCGCGCCGGCACGGCGTCGGGCTGTACAGCGTGTACAACCACACCTACCACGCCCGGCACTACGGGGACCCGGTCGGCGAGTACTGGCACCTGCTGGAGGGCGTCACCCTCTGGGACGTGGGCGTGGAGCGCCAGGTGGAGATCACCGGGCCGGACGCGTTCGAGTTCACCAACATGCTGGTGCCGCGCGACCTGAACAAGTGCAAGGTCGGCCAGTGCAAGTACGTGTTCATCACCGCCGAGGACGGCGGGATCATCAACGACCCGGTGCTGCTGCGGCTGGGCGAGAACCACTTCTGGCTCTCGCTCGCCGACAGTGACGTGCTGCTGTGGGCCAAGGGGCTCGCCTACAGCCTCGGGATGAACGTGCAGATCAGCGAGCCGGACGTGGGTCCGGTGCAGGTGCAGGGGCCGAAGTCCCGCGAGGTGATGATCGACCTGTTCGGCGAGTCCATTCTGGACGTCCCTTACTACTACACGGTGGAGCGGGAACTGGACGGCATGGACGTGGTGGTCTCCCGCACCGGGTTCACCGCCGAGCTCGGGTACGAGATCTACCTGCGCAACGCCAGCAGGGACGGCGTGCGGCTGTGGGACACCATCTGGCAGGCGGGCGAACCGCACGACCTGCGGGTGATCGGCCCGTGCCACATCCGGCGGATCGAGGCCGGGATGCTGTCCTGGGGCAACGACATCACCTACCACACCAACCCGTTCGAGGTCGGCTACGGCTTCGAGACCACCTGGATGGTCGATCTCGACCAGGAGGCGGACTTCATCGGCAAGGCCGCACTGCGGCGGGTGAAGAACGAGGGCATTTCCCGCAAGCTGGTCGGCGTGGAGATCGGTGGACCGGGCGTGGGCAGCTTCAACGACGGGTCGATGATCGACGTTTTCGACGTGCACGACCCGAACGGGCTGCGCATCGGTGAGGTCACCTCCGCCTGCTTCTCCCCCCGGCTGGAGAAGAACATCGGCTATGCCATGGTGCCCATCGCCTACCAGGAGTACGGGACCAGGCTGGTGGTCCACACCCAGCACGGCCCGCAGGACGCCGTGGTGGTGGAGAAGCCGTTCCTGGACCCGAAGAAGGCGACACCCAAGCGCCTCGAGCGTGCGGTGAGCGCGTAG
- a CDS encoding methylenetetrahydrofolate reductase, with protein sequence MNTNDALQRSLAGARFEVLPLRGAAERVEHLPAGTTVTVTSSPAKGMTATLELAERLRGAGYHAVPHLAARSILDPAHLKDLLDRMADTGLSEAFVIAGDSPTPAGEFTDSLGLLRAMAELGRRPARIGVGGYPERHAFIPDADVTAALAAKAAHADYLVSQICFDSVVTASWVQDLRARGIELPIHLGIPGVVDGTKLMRISMKIGIGESLRFLRKQHGMVGKLLTRYTPEGLCRELAPVVADPAYGIAGWHFFTFNEIARTRRFRDELSVRLQEVPA encoded by the coding sequence ATGAACACCAACGACGCACTCCAGCGGAGCCTGGCCGGTGCCCGCTTCGAGGTGCTGCCGCTGCGCGGCGCCGCCGAGCGGGTCGAGCACCTTCCCGCGGGGACGACGGTCACCGTGACCTCGTCCCCCGCGAAAGGCATGACGGCCACGCTGGAGCTCGCCGAACGGCTACGGGGGGCGGGCTACCACGCCGTGCCACACCTGGCGGCCAGGTCGATCCTCGACCCGGCCCACCTGAAGGACCTACTCGACCGGATGGCGGACACCGGGCTGTCCGAGGCGTTCGTGATCGCCGGCGACTCCCCCACGCCGGCGGGGGAGTTCACCGACTCGCTCGGGCTGCTGCGAGCCATGGCGGAGCTGGGCCGCCGGCCCGCGCGGATCGGCGTCGGCGGTTACCCGGAGCGGCACGCGTTCATCCCGGACGCGGACGTCACCGCCGCGCTGGCCGCCAAGGCGGCTCATGCCGACTACCTCGTGTCACAGATCTGCTTCGACTCGGTGGTCACCGCGTCCTGGGTGCAGGATCTGCGGGCACGCGGCATCGAGCTGCCGATCCACCTCGGCATACCGGGTGTCGTCGACGGAACCAAGCTGATGCGGATCTCGATGAAGATCGGGATCGGGGAGTCCCTGCGGTTCCTGCGCAAGCAGCACGGGATGGTCGGCAAGCTGCTCACCCGCTACACCCCGGAAGGCCTCTGCCGGGAGCTGGCCCCGGTGGTCGCCGACCCGGCTTACGGGATCGCGGGCTGGCACTTCTTCACCTTCAACGAGATCGCGCGAACCCGGCGGTTTCGGGACGAGCTTTCCGTTCGACTCCAGGAGGTTCCGGCGTAA
- a CDS encoding formate--tetrahydrofolate ligase, with translation MTMPSDLDISRSTTLKPLEEIAGELGIGAHLLEPYGRHVAKIPLEALSELPAEPRAKYVVVTAITPTPLGEGKTTTTVGLGQALRHLGQRSAIAIRQPSMGPTFGIKGGAAGGGYSQVVPMESLNLHLTGDMHAVTAAHNLLAAVVDNHLHKGNKLGIDPHRVTWRRVLDVNDRDLRNVITGLGTRADGQPRQSGFDITAASEVMAVLALSTSLHDMRARLGRIVVGYTRSGSPVTAEELGVAGAMTVIMREAIKPNLMQTTENTPVLVHAGPFGNIAHGNSSIVADQIATRAADIVVTEAGFGADMGAERFFNIKCRNSGLAPDAAVLVATVRALKAHSGRYKVVAGKPLPERLLAENPEDVLAGAANLRKQIENIRLHGVSPVVAINAFPTDHPSEHEAIREFAEAEGARVAVSNHFGEGGKGALDLAEAVLEAAKEPRLFRPLYPDEMDLRTKIETVATQVYGAAGVSFQPAAARALADYEACGFGRLPVCIAKTHLSLSSDPALVGAPTGWTLPVREVRASAGAGFVYPICGDMRTMPGLGSSPAAEHIDIDAHGQVVGLS, from the coding sequence ATGACCATGCCATCGGATCTGGACATCTCCCGATCCACCACGCTGAAACCGCTCGAGGAGATCGCCGGCGAGCTCGGGATCGGCGCGCACCTGCTCGAGCCGTACGGCCGGCACGTCGCGAAGATCCCGCTGGAGGCGCTCAGCGAGTTGCCTGCCGAGCCACGCGCGAAGTACGTCGTGGTCACCGCCATCACACCGACCCCGCTCGGCGAGGGTAAGACCACCACCACGGTCGGTCTCGGCCAGGCGCTACGGCACCTCGGTCAGCGCTCGGCCATCGCGATCCGGCAGCCGTCCATGGGTCCCACCTTCGGCATCAAGGGCGGGGCGGCCGGCGGCGGGTACAGCCAGGTCGTGCCCATGGAGTCGCTCAACCTGCACCTCACCGGGGACATGCACGCGGTGACCGCGGCGCACAACCTGCTGGCCGCGGTGGTGGACAACCACCTGCACAAGGGCAACAAGCTGGGCATCGATCCGCACCGGGTGACCTGGCGCCGGGTGCTGGACGTGAACGACAGGGACCTGCGCAACGTGATCACCGGCCTCGGCACGAGGGCGGACGGGCAGCCCCGCCAGTCCGGCTTCGACATCACCGCGGCCAGCGAGGTGATGGCGGTGCTGGCGCTGTCCACCTCGCTGCACGATATGCGGGCCAGGTTGGGCCGCATCGTGGTCGGCTACACCCGCTCGGGTTCCCCGGTGACCGCGGAGGAGCTCGGGGTGGCCGGCGCGATGACGGTGATCATGCGGGAGGCCATCAAGCCGAACCTGATGCAGACCACCGAGAACACCCCGGTGCTGGTGCACGCCGGTCCCTTCGGCAACATCGCGCACGGCAACTCGTCCATTGTGGCCGATCAAATCGCGACGCGGGCCGCGGATATCGTGGTCACCGAGGCCGGGTTCGGCGCGGACATGGGCGCCGAGCGGTTCTTCAACATCAAGTGCCGCAACTCCGGGCTGGCCCCGGACGCCGCGGTGCTGGTGGCCACCGTGCGCGCACTCAAGGCCCATTCCGGCCGCTACAAGGTGGTCGCCGGGAAACCGCTGCCCGAGCGGCTGCTCGCGGAGAACCCGGAGGACGTGCTCGCCGGGGCGGCCAACCTGCGCAAGCAGATCGAGAACATCCGGCTGCACGGGGTCTCCCCGGTGGTCGCGATCAACGCCTTCCCTACCGATCATCCCAGCGAGCACGAGGCGATCCGTGAGTTCGCCGAGGCCGAGGGGGCGCGGGTCGCGGTCAGCAACCACTTCGGCGAGGGCGGCAAGGGCGCGCTCGACCTGGCGGAGGCGGTACTGGAAGCGGCGAAGGAGCCCCGCCTGTTCCGGCCGCTGTACCCGGACGAGATGGACCTGCGCACGAAGATCGAGACGGTCGCCACCCAGGTGTACGGCGCGGCCGGGGTGTCCTTCCAGCCCGCCGCGGCGCGGGCCCTCGCCGACTACGAGGCCTGCGGGTTCGGGCGGCTGCCGGTGTGCATCGCCAAGACGCATCTCTCGCTGAGTTCCGATCCCGCGCTGGTCGGCGCGCCGACCGGCTGGACGCTACCGGTACGCGAGGTCAGGGCCTCGGCGGGAGCCGGGTTCGTGTACCCGATCTGCGGGGATATGCGGACCATGCCGGGCCTGGGCTCCTCGCCCGCGGCCGAACACATCGACATCGACGCGCACGGTCAGGTGGTGGGGCTGAGTTGA
- a CDS encoding cyclodeaminase/cyclohydrolase family protein has product MSTLDRPLRDYLAEVAAPTPSSTGGSVCAMTVAAAAGLVAMSAGVSRTLDDSQDLAKLANALHERAAMLIEADTRAYRAVGAAQRLDPDGPERSTAIRDALVAAAQPPLRVAHLATEVASLAALLVAQGNPVVRADAITAANLAASAARSAAVLVRTNLRAAGLDDGASAEAEAAATSAERSAHLVQSCPIG; this is encoded by the coding sequence TTGAGCACACTCGATCGTCCCTTGCGGGACTACCTCGCCGAGGTCGCCGCACCGACGCCGTCCAGCACGGGTGGCAGCGTCTGCGCGATGACGGTGGCGGCCGCGGCCGGCCTGGTCGCCATGTCCGCCGGGGTGTCCCGCACCCTGGACGACTCCCAGGACCTCGCCAAGCTGGCGAACGCCCTGCACGAGCGTGCGGCCATGCTGATCGAGGCGGACACCAGGGCCTACCGCGCGGTGGGCGCGGCGCAACGGCTGGATCCGGACGGCCCGGAGCGCAGCACGGCGATTCGGGACGCGCTGGTGGCGGCCGCCCAGCCGCCGCTGCGCGTCGCGCACCTCGCCACCGAGGTGGCGTCCCTCGCGGCGCTACTCGTGGCCCAGGGCAACCCGGTGGTCCGGGCGGACGCGATCACCGCGGCCAACCTCGCCGCCTCCGCCGCGCGCAGCGCCGCCGTACTGGTGCGCACCAACCTGCGCGCGGCGGGACTGGACGACGGCGCGTCCGCGGAAGCGGAGGCGGCGGCCACCTCCGCGGAACGCTCCGCGCACCTGGTCCAGTCCTGCCCCATCGGCTGA
- a CDS encoding bile acid:sodium symporter family protein has protein sequence MESSIATTVLLPVALAVIMFGLGLSLTVKDFARVLAYPRAVLVALGCQIVLLPAACFGLVHLLGLAPELAVGMMLLAASPGGTTANLFSHLAHGDVALNITLTAVNSVLAVVTLPVVVNLSLDYFLGDGAAIGLQFGKTLQVFAIVLIPVVLGLLARSKAPGLAARAGRPVKLLSVIFLVATIAAAVFQERANIAGYLADVGVAAVLFSGLSIAVGYLAPRLFRVGVRQSIAAAMEIGIHNSVLAITVALSPVLLNNPRIAIPAAVYGVVMFGTAGAFGYLISRRVRAPAERPG, from the coding sequence GTGGAATCCTCGATCGCCACCACCGTGTTGCTGCCGGTCGCGCTCGCCGTGATCATGTTCGGGCTCGGGCTCTCGCTCACCGTCAAGGACTTCGCGAGGGTGCTGGCGTATCCGCGGGCGGTGCTGGTGGCGCTGGGCTGCCAGATCGTCCTGCTGCCCGCCGCCTGCTTCGGCCTGGTGCACCTGCTCGGGCTGGCGCCGGAGCTCGCGGTCGGGATGATGCTGCTCGCGGCCTCGCCGGGCGGGACGACGGCCAACCTGTTCAGTCATCTCGCGCACGGGGACGTCGCGCTGAACATCACCCTGACCGCGGTCAACTCGGTGCTCGCGGTGGTCACCCTTCCGGTGGTGGTGAACCTGTCCCTGGACTACTTCCTCGGGGACGGCGCCGCCATCGGGTTGCAGTTCGGCAAGACGCTCCAGGTGTTCGCGATCGTGCTGATCCCGGTCGTACTGGGCCTCCTCGCCCGCAGCAAGGCGCCGGGCCTTGCTGCCAGGGCGGGGCGGCCGGTCAAGCTCCTGTCGGTGATCTTCCTGGTCGCCACCATCGCGGCCGCGGTGTTCCAGGAGCGCGCCAACATCGCCGGGTACCTCGCCGACGTCGGGGTGGCCGCGGTGCTGTTCAGCGGGCTCTCCATCGCGGTGGGGTATCTCGCGCCACGCCTGTTCCGGGTCGGCGTGCGCCAGTCGATCGCGGCGGCGATGGAGATCGGCATCCACAACAGCGTGCTGGCGATCACCGTGGCGCTCAGCCCGGTGTTGCTGAACAACCCGCGGATCGCGATCCCGGCCGCGGTGTACGGGGTGGTCATGTTCGGCACCGCGGGCGCCTTCGGTTACCTGATCAGCAGGCGAGTCCGGGCGCCCGCGGAGCGGCCGGGGTGA
- a CDS encoding poly-gamma-glutamate hydrolase family protein, with product MEADRRTLLGMITGVPLLFGGPPAARAQPTTAEDRYGSNTELYADPNLVEGVDYARRYRRHAIRDDSEPDAGPVPKTVVIAAHGGGIEGGTSELCLGIAGYHPASLEPWPAAGPVHDYWMFEGVRDDDNGELHVTSTHCDDPVALSWCGGALNAVSLHGCTPAAIDEPPGSEAVLVGGAADQPNPMKRSLLERLRAAGFDARDAAGYPELGGRSAQNIVNRTLLRMGGQLELSTPLRRSMFGTYSSSRRKHTTTAVFWRFTAAVREAIMAVEAGQPG from the coding sequence GTGGAAGCCGATCGCAGGACCCTGCTCGGGATGATCACCGGTGTGCCGCTGCTGTTCGGTGGGCCGCCGGCGGCGCGGGCCCAGCCGACCACCGCCGAGGATCGCTACGGTTCGAACACCGAGCTCTACGCCGATCCGAACCTGGTCGAGGGCGTCGACTACGCCCGTCGCTACCGCAGGCACGCGATCCGGGACGACAGCGAGCCCGACGCCGGCCCGGTACCGAAGACCGTGGTCATCGCCGCGCACGGTGGTGGGATCGAGGGCGGCACCTCCGAACTGTGCCTCGGGATCGCCGGGTACCACCCCGCGAGCCTCGAGCCGTGGCCGGCCGCCGGACCGGTGCACGATTACTGGATGTTCGAGGGCGTGCGGGACGACGACAACGGCGAGCTCCACGTCACCAGCACCCACTGCGATGATCCGGTCGCCCTGTCCTGGTGCGGTGGGGCACTGAACGCGGTCAGCCTGCACGGCTGCACCCCCGCGGCCATCGACGAGCCGCCGGGCAGTGAGGCGGTGCTGGTCGGCGGCGCCGCCGACCAGCCGAACCCGATGAAGCGATCGCTGCTGGAGCGGCTGCGTGCCGCCGGGTTCGACGCCCGCGACGCGGCCGGCTACCCCGAACTCGGTGGCCGGTCAGCACAGAACATCGTGAATCGCACCCTGCTCCGGATGGGCGGGCAGCTCGAGCTCAGCACGCCGTTGCGCAGGTCGATGTTCGGCACCTACAGCAGCTCCCGGCGCAAGCACACCACCACCGCGGTGTTCTGGCGATTCACCGCGGCTGTGCGGGAGGCGATCATGGCGGTGGAGGCCGGCCAACCCGGCTGA
- a CDS encoding alkaline phosphatase D family protein, translating to MTPTMSFDRRTFLRTSAIAGGALLVPAALAGPVNAAAPQFAHGVASGDPLPDNVLLWTRVTPTPDATPGSGAGPTVELGWEVATDPGFGTVVASGTTTTGPERDHTVKVAAGGLRPGTEYHYRFTFDGVRSPAGRTRTAPATEADVARLRLGLVSCSNWQAGYFSAYRHLAARSDLDGVLHVGDYLYEYPVGGYGARGVTVRPHEPATEILGLADYRRRHAQYKSDPDLQALHRAVPWFITWDDHEYANDTWSGGAENHQPDEGPWAARKAAAHRAYFEWMPVRMGPEGRIYRRFRWGRLAELSLLDLRSYRSKQTTPSSGDPGDPDRTITGDPQMAWLTSGLAESDARWKLVGNSVMITPISLSNIEARFLEALGELIGLPVGSVAANADAWDGYTADRQELLGQLADNRVTNTVFLTGDIHSSWAADIPLDRSSYWWNRNSAATEFVTTSVTSDNIDDILKVAPRTVSPLAEAALRTRNWHLEYVELDSHGYSVVDVDPDRVQVDWYYLNDRLSPTSGVRYGRSMATASGSQRVRAADGPVG from the coding sequence GTGACTCCCACCATGTCGTTCGACCGACGTACCTTTCTCCGTACCTCCGCCATCGCGGGCGGGGCCCTGCTCGTGCCGGCGGCCCTGGCCGGCCCGGTGAACGCCGCCGCGCCCCAGTTCGCGCACGGTGTCGCCTCCGGCGATCCACTCCCGGACAACGTCCTGCTCTGGACCCGGGTCACGCCCACCCCCGACGCCACACCCGGTTCGGGTGCGGGGCCCACCGTCGAGCTGGGCTGGGAGGTGGCCACCGACCCCGGCTTCGGCACCGTGGTCGCCTCCGGTACCACGACCACCGGACCGGAACGCGACCACACCGTGAAGGTGGCGGCAGGCGGGCTCCGGCCGGGTACCGAGTACCACTACCGCTTCACCTTCGACGGAGTGCGATCCCCCGCCGGCCGCACCCGCACCGCGCCGGCCACCGAAGCCGACGTGGCCAGGTTGCGGCTCGGGCTGGTCTCCTGCTCCAACTGGCAGGCCGGATACTTCTCCGCGTACCGGCACCTCGCCGCCCGCTCGGACCTGGACGGCGTGTTGCACGTCGGCGACTACCTCTACGAGTATCCGGTGGGTGGCTACGGGGCCCGCGGGGTCACCGTACGGCCGCATGAGCCCGCCACGGAGATCCTCGGCCTTGCCGACTACCGGCGCAGGCACGCGCAGTACAAGAGCGACCCCGACCTGCAGGCGCTGCACCGTGCCGTGCCGTGGTTCATCACCTGGGACGACCACGAGTACGCCAACGACACCTGGTCCGGCGGCGCCGAGAACCATCAGCCGGACGAGGGGCCGTGGGCCGCGCGCAAGGCGGCCGCGCACCGGGCGTACTTCGAGTGGATGCCGGTGCGGATGGGTCCGGAAGGGCGGATCTACCGCCGCTTCCGCTGGGGCCGGCTCGCCGAACTGTCCCTTTTGGACCTGCGAAGCTACCGGTCGAAACAGACCACCCCGTCCTCCGGTGATCCCGGCGACCCGGACCGCACCATCACCGGGGACCCGCAGATGGCCTGGCTCACCTCGGGGCTGGCCGAAAGCGATGCGCGCTGGAAGCTGGTCGGCAACTCAGTGATGATCACACCGATCTCGCTGAGCAATATCGAGGCCCGGTTCCTCGAAGCGCTCGGCGAGTTGATCGGCCTTCCGGTCGGCAGCGTGGCGGCCAACGCCGACGCCTGGGACGGCTACACCGCCGACCGGCAGGAACTGCTCGGGCAGCTGGCGGACAACCGGGTAACCAACACGGTGTTCCTCACCGGCGACATCCACTCCTCCTGGGCCGCGGACATACCGCTGGACCGCTCGAGCTACTGGTGGAACCGCAACAGCGCGGCGACCGAGTTCGTCACCACCTCCGTCACCAGCGACAACATCGACGACATCCTGAAGGTCGCGCCGCGCACGGTGTCCCCGCTCGCCGAGGCGGCCCTGCGCACCCGCAACTGGCACCTGGAGTATGTCGAGTTGGACTCGCACGGCTACTCGGTGGTGGATGTCGACCCTGACCGGGTGCAGGTGGACTGGTACTACCTGAACGACCGGCTCAGTCCCACGTCCGGAGTCCGTTACGGCAGGTCGATGGCCACCGCGAGCGGGTCACAGCGGGTGCGCGCGGCGGACGGCCCGGTAGGCTGA
- a CDS encoding STAS domain-containing protein, with product MSSLIGHQPCAFADARRHGRVGVVHVNGDIDLATADTVRRAIGGELATDPAALVIDLSSVEFFGSTGLSILADTRDATRGRVRLGVVATQHAVLRPLRLFGFCDSIPVHTSLREALEQARRFD from the coding sequence ATGTCGTCACTGATCGGACACCAACCCTGCGCTTTCGCCGATGCCCGGCGGCACGGCCGGGTCGGGGTCGTACACGTCAACGGTGACATCGACCTTGCGACCGCCGATACCGTCCGCCGGGCCATCGGAGGCGAGCTGGCCACGGACCCTGCCGCGTTGGTCATCGACCTGTCCAGCGTCGAGTTCTTCGGCTCCACCGGCCTTTCGATCCTCGCCGACACCAGGGACGCGACCCGAGGGCGGGTACGGCTGGGCGTCGTGGCGACCCAGCACGCCGTGCTGCGCCCGCTACGGCTGTTCGGGTTCTGCGACAGCATCCCGGTGCACACCTCGTTGCGGGAGGCGTTGGAGCAGGCGCGCCGGTTCGACTGA